A genomic region of Papaver somniferum cultivar HN1 chromosome 7, ASM357369v1, whole genome shotgun sequence contains the following coding sequences:
- the LOC113297565 gene encoding uncharacterized protein LOC113297565: MKPRTNGTHRVQRSNSSQGEGPNWILIAGGALLSTLSVRLGYKLKQVMDTRRMENNSDSLKGNRISSDKRKSGVCTLQSNQFSYTQNGDGYYNCLSGSAEDLVEVKCQSNGPMMKETTMPLPLVTIPPEPNRENGVMWSTSPDRLELPRKPFHHSNSSDSPCVSESGSDIFTKREVIQKLRHQLKRRDDMIVEMQDQIMELQSSLGAQLTHSSLLQSQLGAANRDLFDSEREIQRLRKAIADHCVGEMSHPEDPTMARNWSAEGLSNGHVNGFRDGENDLEFVAKGRGDIERCELLKREVGDLKEVIEGKDYLLQNYKEQKVELSLKVRELQQRLASQVPNIL, encoded by the exons ATGAAACCAAGAACAAATGGGACACATAGAGTCCAGAGATCAAACAGTTCGCAAGGAGAGGGTCCAAATTGGATCCTTATAGCAGGCGGTGCTTTGTTGAGTACATTATCAGTTCGGCTCGGATACAAGCTCAAGCAGGTTATGGATACAAGACGGATGGAAAATAACAGTGACTCATTGAAAG GAAATCGAATATCCAGTGACAAAAGGAAGTCAGGTGTGTGCACGCTGCAATCAAACCAATTTTCCTATACCCAAAATGGAGATGGGTACTACAATTGCCTTTCAG GGAGTGCAGAAGATCTGGTGGAGGTTAAGTGTCAATCAAATGGCCCTATGATGAAAGAAACTACCATGCCACTACCGTTAGTGACTATCCCTCCAGAACCCAACAGAGAAAATGGCGTTATGTGGTCTACATCTCCCGATCGCCTAGAGCTGCCTCGGAAGCCATTCCACCATTCAAACAGTTCGGACTCTCCATGTGTTTCTGAATCTGGGTCCGATATCTTCACCAAACGTGAAGTGATACAGAAGCTGCGGCATCAATTGAAAAGAAGGGATGACATGATTGTGGAGATGCAGGATCAGATCATGGAGTTGCAGAGTTCACTCGGGGCTCAGCTAACACATTCTTCCCTCTTACAGTCACAACTCGGCGCTGCTAACAGGGACCTATTCGACTCGGAAAGAGAGATCCAGAGGTTGAGGAAGGCAATAGCAGATCATTGTGTTGGAGAAATGAGTCATCCTGAGGATCCAACAATGGCCAGGAACTGGTCAGCGGAAGGACTAAGTAATGGGCATGTGAATGGGTTCCGTGATGGAGAAAATGATTTGGAGTTTGTGGCCAAGGGGAGAGGAGATATAGAAAGATGCGAACTTTTGAAGAGAGAAGTGGGCGATTTGAAAGAAGTTATAGAAGGAAAAGACTATTTGTTACAGAACTATAAAGAACAAAAGGTGGAGCTTAGTTTGAAAGTGAGGGAATTGCAGCAAAGATTAGCTTCTCAAGTTCCAAATATTTTGTAG
- the LOC113297566 gene encoding protein CDI-like → MPLEHPSNDSAVMNSCNGDDVHHPVDNGNKKVFKIFVGYDPREDLAYEVCKHSILKRASIPVEVIPIKQSDLRSSGLYWRERGPTESTEFSFSRFLTPYLANYEGWAMFVDCDFLYTTDIKELTELIDDSYALMCVQHDYTPKESTKMDGAVQTVYPRKNWSSMVLYNCGHPKNKILTPELVNTQTGAFLHRFTWLDDSEIGSVPFIWNFLVGHNKVDENDPSTQPKAIHYTTGGPWFEMWKNCEFADLWLSEMEAYKKETKQI, encoded by the coding sequence ATGCCATTGGAACATCCCTCAAATGATTCAGCAGTGATGAATTCATGCAACGGAGATGATGTTCACCACCCTGTTGATAATGGAAACAAAAAGGTGTTTAAGATCTTTGTCGGATACGATCCACGTGAAGATCTTGCTTATGAGGTTTGTAAACACTCGATCTTGAAACGAGCTTCAATTCCTGTTGAAGTAATTCCTATTAAACAATCAGATCTAAGGAGTAGTGGTTTGTATTGGCGCGAAAGAGGTCCAACTGAAAGTACAGAATTTTCATTCTCCCGTTTCTTAACACCGTATCTCGCAAATTATGAAGGATGGGCAATGTTTGTCGATTGTGATTTTTTATATACTACAGATATTAAAGAATTAACTGAGCTTATCGATGATAGTTATGCGCTAATGTGTGTTCAACATGATTATACCCCAAAGGAAAGTACTAAAATGGATGGAGCTGTTCAAACTGTGTACCCAAGAAAGAACTGGTCTTCAATGGTTTTGTATAATTGTGGTCATCCAAAAAATAAGATTTTGACGCCTGAACTGGTGAATACCCAAACAGGTGCTTTTCTTCATCGCTTCACGTGGCTTGACGATAGTGAAATTGGATCAGTCCCTTTTATTTGGAATTTTCTCGTGGGTCATAACAAGGTTGATGAGAATGATCCTTCCACACAACCAAAAGCTATACATTATACGACAGGCGGACCTTGGTTTGAGATGTGGAAGAATTGCGAATTTGCTGATCTTTGGTTGAGTGAAATGGAAGCGTATAAGAAGGAAACAAAGCAAATTTGA